Below is a window of Janthinobacterium lividum DNA.
GGCGACGGCCTTGGCCACGTCCGGCGACAGCACTTGCTCCGCCTCCACCTTGCTGCCCCGCTTGACCATGGTGTCATATGGCGTGTTGGCGGCGAAATGCATGGAATCGATGCGCACGCTCGGTTTGCGCACGCCATCGTTGATGATGATGCCCATCAACTCGGCCAGTGCGGCGGGACGGTCGGCCGATGCGCCCAGGGTGGTCGCGTAGGACGGCACCAGCGAGTCGAAGGGATAACCCATCTTTTTCCACTGGCGGTGGATTTCCAGGAAACCTTCCACTTCCAGCAAGTTGGCAATGCGGCGGTCCTGCGCATGCTTGCGGTGCGTATTGAACAGCCATTTATAGACTTCCTGGCGCTCCTTTTCGCTGGCCGCCACCATCTGCGACAGGGTGGAACCTTCATGCTGGCGCAGGTACGCGACCATCCACAATTCCAGCGGATGCACATTGGCAAGATAACCGCGGTCGGCCAAGGACCAGTTTTCCATCGCGTACTGCTGGTACATCTTGGCCACGCGCTCGGGCGGCACTTCGTTTTGCGATGGCAAGTTGGCGTTGAGGAAATCGCCGAATTCCGCCACCGTGCCCTTCGGATTGACGGTGCGGAAGATATTCGCCAGGCGCACGGGCGTCGGGCGGATACTGGCCAGCAGGATCTTTTCCTGCTCGTCGACGCTCTTGCCGCGGTACTTCTGGTAGAAACGGTGCAGGAACTCGCGCCCTTCCTTGTCGGCAAACCGGCTCAGGTACTGCGCGCGGCGCGGATCGTCCGCGTCCGCCAGCAGGGAAGCCGAGGAATCGGGACGCGAGAACATGTAGTAGCGGGCCACGTCGCGCATCAGGCGCACGAATACCAGGTTGGTCGACTGGCGCAGCGCCTGCTGCACCGTCATGATGCGGCTGTCGTCGAGCTTGGAGAAGTTGCCGAAATGGTGCAAGCCGCCGCCCGTGAAGAAGCCTTCGCCCGGGTTGCCCGAATATTTTCGTTCCATGGCGGCCGCCAGCATGGCGGGTAAATTGCGCGCCTCGCCGAGCGGCAATGGTTTCAGATAAGCAATCGCCCACTGCGACAGCATGTCCTTCGGATCGACGGCGATCTTGCCCAGCTCGGCGGCGCCCATGCCGCTGTAGCGCTGGTGCAGCTGGTCGATGATGTCCATATAGGTCACCAGGGTGCGCAGCTTGGCCGTGGAACCGAGGTCCAGCTTGGCGCCTTCGTTGATGTCGAGCGGCTGGTCGTAGTTATCCGTCTGCACGCGCAGCAAGTTGGCTTGATCGCCCTTTTGCAGCAGGGTAAAGCTGTAGACCACGTTGGCCGGGTCGCCATTGCCCAGCATGCCCTTGCCCGTCAGGCCGGCCGCTTTCGCCACTTCCGGGTCGCGCAGCTCGCGCAAGACCTTGGTGACGGCGTTTTGCGCCTGCGCGTCGAGCGTGCTGACCACTTTCAGGTCGAGGCGGTCGAGGTTGTACAAGCGCGGATCGCCGAGCATGCTGGCCAGATGATTGCGCACGGCATTCGAGGCCTTGCGCGTGACGAACGAGGTCGACGCTTCCGATTGCGCCCCCGAGGCCGTCGACGGGCGCAGCTTCTCGGCGATGGCCGCATTGCGCAGCTGTGGCGAGATCACGCCCGCTTGCGCCAGCAAACGCAGATGGCTGTTGGTCAATTCTTCCAGATCGGCGCCGCCGGCCACCAGGTAATGCGAGGGACGGCGCTGCGCGATCAACAGGCTCAGCGCCTGCTTGTAGGCCAGCGCACTACCGGGATGGTCCATATTGCCGTTAAGCAAAGTTTTCACTTCGGCAAATGGACGGCCATACCAGACCCACATGCCGTCGCCAATGCCGTTGACTTCGCCAAAACCGCTTTTTGCCGACAGCGGCACGGTGTTGAGGTAATTGACGACGATTTTGCGCCGCGCTTCCATGGTGTTTTCGCCATCCTGATACGAGCGCAAGCTGGCCGAAATCATTTGCAGCAGCTTGTCCTGCATGGAACTGGTGCGGCCATCTTCCGAATGCCGGTATTTTTCAATTTGCGTGGCCAGGGTACTGCCGCCGCCACCGCGATGGCCGCCGAACAGGTTCAACGCCTTGTCGAGGATGGCCTTGCTCAGGCGGTCCCATTCCACGGCGGGATTGCGCGCGGGCGTGCCCGGATCGAGCAATTCGCGGTTTTCGATGAACAGCAGGCTTTGCACGAGCGCTGGCGGCGCTTCGGCAAAGCCGTCGAACATGCGCTCAGGATAGCTGGCCGCGAACAAGGGCGCGGCGCGGCAATCGAGGATGGACAATCCCGCGCGGTTTTTCTCGTGATACGTGGCAAAGATGCCCCGATCGACCAGTTGCACCATTTTCGGCGACATGCGCGCCTGCGCCGTCACTTCATAGTCGCGCGCGTTGAGCTTGGTGATGAAGTCCGGCAAGCTGGCATAGCCGAGGCGCTCGTCGTAGGGGCCGTGCTGCGGATAGCGGATGGCGCCCGCCGGCGCTGGGCCAGGCTCGACCTTGAACGCCAGTTGGCGGTCCAGGCGCGTAAAAAATTCCGCCTGCAGGGCCGAGGTGCGCACTTCGCGCATGACGAACCAGGCCACGCCGGCGATCAGCGCCAACACAATGATGGCAAAGATCGGCCAGATGCGCGAACGGCGCTTCTTCGGCGGGCTCACCGGCGGCGGCGCCTCGGCGCCCGCGTCGGTGAGTGGATCAGAAGGGGGCCGCTCTTGCGCGGCCAGATTGACGCCTGTGTCTGTCATGGGATGCTGGGGTAAGGTTGGGTTTGGACGGCGCGGGAAATACGGTAGCGATACCGCTCCGCGCAGGATAAGACGAGGGCCAGCCAGGGCCGGTCACAACAAAGCTTGCTTAACATGATGTCCATACCGGTGAATCAAAAAAACACGCTACTGCACAGGCAGGCAACCCCGCGTTTGACACGCCAGGCTCCTGTTCACCATTCCACCACATCGGCATGACAACGACTGAGGAGCGCGCACAAAAATCTTGCTTCATTGAAGATTTTCGCAAAAAAACAACGTCTTGGAACGTACGCTTGCGTACATAGATGCAAGGTGGGCTGGACGCCAGCGAAAAAGCTGCCGGCGCCGGCCTGGCTGCATGTCAGATGGTGGTGTATTCCGCCTGCAGAGTATCGAGCGCGGCGCACATCTGCGCAAAGGCGGCCGCCGCTTGCGCAGGCTCGCCCTTGACGCCCAGTTCGATATGCCGGCGCGTCTGCGCATCGCCCACGCTGGGCAGGCTGAACACCTTGATCAGCGGAAACTCCGCTTCCAGGCGCACCATCAGCGGCGTCAACAGGGACTCAGCCGTTTCATACACGAGCAAGGCATGTTCCGCATGCGGCACCTGGTTGAACAGGTGCGCATAATGCGTGTCGAGCACCCATTCGATCATGGGCCAGGACATGACGGGAAAGCCCGGCACGAAATAATGCTCGCGCACGGCAAAGCCGGCAATCTTGTTGTACGGATTCGGAATCAGCTCGGCGCCTTCGACAAATTCCGCCATTTTCAGGCGGTGCAGGTTTTCCGGCGAGTGCAAGTCCGCCGGCACGCCCGCCTCTTCGCCCATTTCCGTGATGCGCTGCTGGATATTGAGCTTGCCCTGCGGATGCAGCACCAGCGGCAAGCCCAGTGCATCGGCTGCCGCCTGGCGCGTATGGTCGTCCGGCGTGGCCCCGATGCCGCCAAAGCTGAAAACGATGTCGCCGCTGGCAAAGCTGCGCTTGAGCAACGCGACCAGGCGGGCCGGTTCGTCGCCCACGTATTCCGCCCAGTTCAGCTGCAAGCCGCGCGCCTTGAGCATGCTCACTACTTTCGGGAAATGCTGGTCCGTGCGCTTGCCCGACAGTATTTCGTCGCCGATGATGATCAATCCGATAGCCATGGAACTTCCTCGTTCGATTCGATTAAAGGTCAGAATTCACTAAGGTCAGGCGTCCGCCGGCGCCACGTCGGTCATGCCGCGTACGCCCCGCAAACGCGACAGTGCTTCCAGGCAGTAATACTGGAACCACAGACCCGTAAAGATAAAGATCAGTACATACAGCCAGATGGCGAACGCCGCCAGGAAGGGGAAGAACACCACCGACATCACGCCGCCCATCCACAGCATGCCCGGCACGGCGCCGGCCGCGCCGGACACCATGCCGATGGCCAGCAGGGGCCAGCGCTGCGTGCGCATGATGGCGTGGCGCTCTTCCACGCTGGCGTAATCGGCCATGGCGTCGTACGCCATCACGCGGTACGTCAGCCAGCCCCACAGCACGGCTTGCCCCGCCAGCGCGGCCGGCGGAAACGCGTACAGGGGCAGCATGATGACCCAGACGAGGATGAACAGCAAGAACGTGGCCAGCGAGGTGCCAACGCTGCCAAGCAGGCTGCCGCCATGTTTCTTTTCCAGCTGCGGAAAGTGCCGCCCGCCAATGTGGCGGCCGATGGCCGGCATGGCGAACAGGCCCATGAAGATCAGCGCCGTCAAGATCATCAACGGCAGCAACATGAACATGGCGATCAGGGGCACGATCACGGCCTTCAGCACGCCCAGGCCGAAAGTAGACAGCACCTGCCCGCTGGTGCGGAAGAAATCGTACTGCGTGAACAGCGCATGCAGGCTGTCGATCAGCGGCTGCAAGCCCACATACAGCAGTCCGCCCCACAGGATCAGCGACAGAATGAACGGCGCGACGCTCAGCAGCAGTATCCTGCCATGCAATTGCGACAGCAGGGCACGGCCATACGAATTCAGCACATTACGCATCAACGGCGTCCTTTTCGTTTCATTCTTGCAAATTCCACCATGCGGCGCAGGCCCAGCCATTGCTGCTGCCAGAAGCCGCGGCCATAGTTGCGCCCCGGCCGGCCGACACCGTTGCTGTCGATGCGGGCCAACTGGTCGCGCACGCCCGTGCGCGCATAGCCCGCCGAAAAATTCGCGGTGCCCAGCAGCATATCCCAAATCGGCAAGACGACGCCGAAGTTGCAACCGCCCATGCTGCCCTTGCCTTTTGACTCGTGCCCCACGCCGATCGCGTGGTGCGTGCGATGGAAACGGGGAGAGATCAACAGCCGCTCGCCGATGCGGCCGAAGTGTATCCTCACATTCGCGTGCTGCAAGCTTTGCAAAATGCGCGAAATCGACACCAGCAGCACATACTGGCCCGGCGGCACGCCGATACCGAGCGCCACCAGGGCCATCACCACGTCGCGCAAGAAGTCATCGAGCAAGTGGTTGCGGTCATCGCTCCACAAGTTCATGTTTTGCTGGCTGTGATGCAGGCTATGCAAGCCCCACCACCAGCCGAAATGGTGCGAGGCCCGATGGTAGCAATAGTCGACGAAATCCAGTATCACAAAATAAATGATAAAACTGAGCAAAGGGCTGATGCCGGGCAACAGCGATTCCAGATTCAAGGGATGGATATTGTCGAAACGCAAGGCGCCCGCCAAGGCATCCATCAGCGGATCGAGCGTGAAGAAGACCACGACGGAAAACAGGCC
It encodes the following:
- a CDS encoding transglycosylase domain-containing protein, whose translation is MTDTGVNLAAQERPPSDPLTDAGAEAPPPVSPPKKRRSRIWPIFAIIVLALIAGVAWFVMREVRTSALQAEFFTRLDRQLAFKVEPGPAPAGAIRYPQHGPYDERLGYASLPDFITKLNARDYEVTAQARMSPKMVQLVDRGIFATYHEKNRAGLSILDCRAAPLFAASYPERMFDGFAEAPPALVQSLLFIENRELLDPGTPARNPAVEWDRLSKAILDKALNLFGGHRGGGGSTLATQIEKYRHSEDGRTSSMQDKLLQMISASLRSYQDGENTMEARRKIVVNYLNTVPLSAKSGFGEVNGIGDGMWVWYGRPFAEVKTLLNGNMDHPGSALAYKQALSLLIAQRRPSHYLVAGGADLEELTNSHLRLLAQAGVISPQLRNAAIAEKLRPSTASGAQSEASTSFVTRKASNAVRNHLASMLGDPRLYNLDRLDLKVVSTLDAQAQNAVTKVLRELRDPEVAKAAGLTGKGMLGNGDPANVVYSFTLLQKGDQANLLRVQTDNYDQPLDINEGAKLDLGSTAKLRTLVTYMDIIDQLHQRYSGMGAAELGKIAVDPKDMLSQWAIAYLKPLPLGEARNLPAMLAAAMERKYSGNPGEGFFTGGGLHHFGNFSKLDDSRIMTVQQALRQSTNLVFVRLMRDVARYYMFSRPDSSASLLADADDPRRAQYLSRFADKEGREFLHRFYQKYRGKSVDEQEKILLASIRPTPVRLANIFRTVNPKGTVAEFGDFLNANLPSQNEVPPERVAKMYQQYAMENWSLADRGYLANVHPLELWMVAYLRQHEGSTLSQMVAASEKERQEVYKWLFNTHRKHAQDRRIANLLEVEGFLEIHRQWKKMGYPFDSLVPSYATTLGASADRPAALAELMGIIINDGVRKPSVRIDSMHFAANTPYDTMVKRGSKVEAEQVLSPDVAKAVAKAIREVVSDGTAKRAKTAFVGADGVPIPMGGKTGTGDQRFDVYGAGGRLIESRYVNRSATFVFNIGERFYGSMTAYVRGPESKNYDFTSALPVQLLVSLAPSLMPLIEPPAPAEGVARQCTN
- a CDS encoding molybdopterin-binding protein translates to MAIGLIIIGDEILSGKRTDQHFPKVVSMLKARGLQLNWAEYVGDEPARLVALLKRSFASGDIVFSFGGIGATPDDHTRQAAADALGLPLVLHPQGKLNIQQRITEMGEEAGVPADLHSPENLHRLKMAEFVEGAELIPNPYNKIAGFAVREHYFVPGFPVMSWPMIEWVLDTHYAHLFNQVPHAEHALLVYETAESLLTPLMVRLEAEFPLIKVFSLPSVGDAQTRRHIELGVKGEPAQAAAAFAQMCAALDTLQAEYTTI
- a CDS encoding EI24 domain-containing protein; translated protein: MRNVLNSYGRALLSQLHGRILLLSVAPFILSLILWGGLLYVGLQPLIDSLHALFTQYDFFRTSGQVLSTFGLGVLKAVIVPLIAMFMLLPLMILTALIFMGLFAMPAIGRHIGGRHFPQLEKKHGGSLLGSVGTSLATFLLFILVWVIMLPLYAFPPAALAGQAVLWGWLTYRVMAYDAMADYASVEERHAIMRTQRWPLLAIGMVSGAAGAVPGMLWMGGVMSVVFFPFLAAFAIWLYVLIFIFTGLWFQYYCLEALSRLRGVRGMTDVAPADA
- a CDS encoding sterol desaturase family protein, with product MSAADILSLVTPVIDAVVDAFGVAQGWLFQTIVNPLVYHLGFGEFTEEAFEGTEWLLIGLCELVLLFLVLRPLEALIPAQKMTDPRARWNDFIYTVLHRIGLFSVVVFFTLDPLMDALAGALRFDNIHPLNLESLLPGISPLLSFIIYFVILDFVDYCYHRASHHFGWWWGLHSLHHSQQNMNLWSDDRNHLLDDFLRDVVMALVALGIGVPPGQYVLLVSISRILQSLQHANVRIHFGRIGERLLISPRFHRTHHAIGVGHESKGKGSMGGCNFGVVLPIWDMLLGTANFSAGYARTGVRDQLARIDSNGVGRPGRNYGRGFWQQQWLGLRRMVEFARMKRKGRR